A stretch of DNA from Oryza brachyantha chromosome 9, ObraRS2, whole genome shotgun sequence:
TGTTAGTAGGATGGTATAATAAGGATTACAAATTTGTACTATTAAGTTATAAAGAGCGCTAGATACCTACAAAGTTATCGTGTCACCGGAGGAAAATAATCTGGCTCCtctagttataaatataaatgacaaATTGCAGTACACGCATTAACAAGTTTCAATtttgatcatatatatctCTTGTTTCTATCATAATTCGCCTACAACGTTTATCGCAAATAAAGGGAACACCAACGCAAATAGAACCTTATAAAACATTTTCCCTTGTTTCTATCGTAATTCACCTCCAACGTTAAcacattcatatttttacttctgcttatgtttataagccaaaatttaaatttttaactttaaatttagagttgactttaatgttttttattgtactttattttttagcatttgctttaattactaagaatacatatatgaaagttttatttataaattatttttatttataaatatattgtttgatttgttcagccaaaaaattaaaaaatgaggGGACTAAGACACACCAACATGAGCTGACTTGATTTCTGCCTTCTTGATTGCACCTCTTGCGTTGGCATAACTTCCTTCTGTATAATATCAGCTCTAGCCTTAACTGCGTTCTCCAAATCTGCCTCTATAACCATATCCAAtattgataattaaaaaaaaagacaacacATTTTCATCAAGAGATTGGGGTAACTTTGTTTCAAATACAACACATTTGCCAAATTTGCCTCTAACCATATCCACTATAGTTCCAAATGGACTAATAAATTACAATCAAGCCAATAAAAACATGCCCAACTATAACCTTGACCAAAATTAATCAGGCAACAACATGCCCGACTCCAATAGTTGTTCCAAATTCCAGCTACTCAAACATATTTAGAAAGAACataaacttaaataaaaagatgatttTATTGTTTCAGGTTGTTGCCAGAAGCAAATGTACCGAGGCTGTGTTCTCCCAAGtttattctcttttttcccAAGTTTATTCTCTATCTTTTTCTTGACTTTTATGCGTGGTCTTTTCAAACTACTACCTCTATTTCCTCTATTTGATAGTGTAAGTCGTTCTAGTATTGCAGGCAATTCATTTatgaatgaatgtatataatttatatatgtatttagattcattagtattcatatgaatctaggcaatgctagaaacatttacgttatgaaacggagggaatattaAACAATACGTTTTTGCAAAAGTCTCTATACAAGTTCATCGTCttgtatttgtatttctaaaatagatttttaactttatattaattaattctattatttttagtgttaaatagtcattaaaactCAAGTAATATTTCATCCTTCTTTAAAAAAGCTACTCGTAATAACATTCACAATACCTAGAATGATGTTGAatgaattaaataagttataacaaataattaaatgaaaaaataagacCCTGCCTTCCATAAGATCTATACAACACCTAAATTCATGTGACCTAAGACATGATACGAAATAAGTGACCTAAGACATGATACGAAATAAGTCACGTATTgtaaaagatatataaattagtaatGCTTGATGGTAAGAAtgaggccgtgttcggcaaacctgtaagataacttatctttCTCGTTTTTTACGCACATGCTTCTCGAACttctaaacaatgtatttttaaaaaaaattatataaaaaagttgttttaaaaaatcatattaattaatttttatttttaataattaataattcattaatcatgtcctaacatattgctacgttttccgcaggcaagttaacttaccacccTTATACAGGAACGCTGCCTGAGGCTGCGTTCGGCCCCCCAAATAAGATAACTTAGCCTCTCGTTTTCTACAAGCACGCTTTCTGAACTATtcaacggtgtatttttttaaaaaaaagttccataggaaagttttttaaaaaatcatattaatctattttatatttttttaataattaataattaattaatctgtactaatctattaatacattttttgtgctagataagttaacttatgtacCCCTCAACCGAATGCAGCCTGAGTCTAGTTACTAGTGTCTTCCATTCTTACATTagggccttgtttagtttgcaaaaagtttttacaaaaacatcaaatcaagtttttggacacccatttgaaatattaaacgtactctagttagaaaacaaatttcagatttcgcctagaaaccacgagacgattcttttgagtctaattaatccgtcattagtactagttactgtagcacttatagctaatcacgtcctaattaggtttaaaagattcgtctcacacatcctaattaggtttaaaagattcatctcacgatttccttaaatctatatttaaggcttcatttaggtgtccacCGATTTAATACGatgtttttatatgaaaagtttTTAGTAACTAGGCAGGGCCGGATTGCTAGTCTGCATtgtaccctttttttttaaaatcccCAACACCCCCTCCCACGTTCAAGCAAGCCGCCCGAAGACTTTTTgaagggattttttttccttgcacAAACTTTGCAATGGACAATTGTTAAAAGTGGTCATACAAATACGATCATCAACACTTCGACAATTTCAAATACTAATACGTCAACATAGAAACATGCATAATATTATGATATTGCAGGAAATTTATTGatacaaccaaataaaaaataacagttCAAGCATAGGGTGGTAAAGAAGACACAAAAACCTTGCCCCGATTAGGACGCTAGTAACTCAACTAAAGATGACACACACAGCAGCATCAGTATACTGGACAGGGCTTCTCCAATGATCATTCGTTCGCTCTAAGCTAATGCACTCATTCCGATGGCGTGTGTGGTAATGCTTCTACAGTTCCTGACAACAGATACAAATCAAGCAGCCTTGGGCTTGGGCTTAAGCCGCTTCAACTGTGAGTACAGGAAAACTCCTGCAAGAGCGATCCCAGTTCCTGCAGGAGGCAAATATTggaatatgtaaaaaatatgagcTAAAATATGCAAGCAATTCGATACAGACGTGAACAGAAATGATTCTTTGATCCTGTTTGATCCATGGACTTTACTTAGTCACTATCACACAtcatatttggacactaagtataggtattaaatataggctattaataaaaaccattctatactctggactatttcgcgagacgaatttattgagcctaactagtctatgattagcgaacGTGATGCTataataaacatttgctaatcgtggattaattagccttAAAAAATTCTGTTTAAtgaaataacctttatttatacaattagttttattatcagtatatatttaatactcttaattaacgtccaaacatccgatgtaacaagggacaaaaaaaaatcactggatccaaacagccacttacCCAGTGAATTGATAGGAGAAACAGGGGTCCTGAAGAACAGAACAGATGTCACAATGACCACCACACGCTTGACACAGTTACCGACTGAGTGAGTAACAGGAGACACCCTTGCCAAGATCATGTATGACACCttcaacaaattaaatatgagaTCATTAAGGGTTTTGCATATACACATCAATGTAACAACTGCAATGTAATTAGCGCTCAGGACCTGTTTGAAATGAACAAGCGAATCTAGATATTTCAAAAGATAAAGTCAACTTTAGTAAGTCATGACATGTCTCACCTGTTGGTATGCATGGAAACAGAACGCCGCGAGCAATGACCTTGTGTATATCTGTTTAAGGTTCAAACCCtacataagaaagaaaaatagaaaatagtcAGAAATTTTTCACCAAGCAAAATACTGGGGCAAATTGTCTATCTATACTTAAATATCAAGATACTCACAGCAGATTGCAGAACTGTCGGAGTGACCTTGACACCCTCTGTTAGCAGGGTTACTGGGGCCAACAGGAAGAATGACATCACCGTAATGATTGAGAACAGGTTAATGTTGTCCAGAGATTCCTGGTCAGAAATGGGGAAGATAAGACTATTAGAATTAAATTATGTAAGCACCATGGGCATGCAATCGAGAGTCAATAAAGAAAGGCACGGATCAGCAAGTGCACATAAATAATGCTCACTCAAAGTGTGAATTTCATCTTGAATCAGAAAATTATGAAGTGGCATATAATAATGGACAAATATTGCTAAAGCAGAGTATtcaagagaaacaaaaaacttaTACTAATTCAGTTACCAATATCTGCAACTACGAGGATCACACATTAATCATTCAGTTACCTCCTTCTTCACCATAAGCTTCTTGCTCAGCACATTCCTTGACTGGAAGGTGACGTTTGAAGCCATTGCACTCCAAAATCCAGCCCTGATATAATACAAATTACACATGAATCAAATCTATATCACTAGCACTTTGCACACGATATCAAGAGGCCTATGTTAGAATAGCAATTTGCACAGCAAAGACACTAACACTTTCTTCAGGTCTTGTATTAGACACTAAATTGAAaatatctagatatatatcttATCAGTTCTTTTTTAGAAAGAAAGGTTACACGGCACCTCTATCATTTCCATTACTAGACATAGGTTTAACAAACAGTTGAGTTCAACCACAAGATCAGGAGAAAAGTAACTTCTGATAAATTGGTACCAACCCACTACTCAGCAGGACAAAGAGAACATTAAAAGCACCTACAAGCTACAGCCATACTCAGACCCAACAGTCTAATGCAAAGAACTAAAAGACTACACCGTTCACCATGACATCCAGATGAAACCCCTACATAAGAAAACTCAACTTAGTTCTCCAGGAATATTCCTTACCAGTTAAATGAAGCTTCGGTAAGAGAAGCCAATGCCACACCACCAACAATTGGAAGAAGAGACAATACAACAAAAGGAGTAGGCATCTGCAAATTTATTCATGTTTCAGAACCAAACCAACAAACAGATGGCTTTTTAAGATTATATCCAGTTGCATAGTTATCACTGGGTACCAGTGCAGAGCCAAAAAATTACCTCACCAAGGAAAAGTGTTGAAAGCAGAACTGAAAAGAAAGGCTCCATAGCCTTAATGGTATGGGTAAATGACACTGCAACCTTTCCAAGGCTCATGTTCGTGAAAAGATTTCCCATGGTATGGACCATAGCAAGAGGAAGGATAGCAGCAAGCTGAAAACAAGAACAGTTACAGCAGTTACAATAGATGTTTGATAGAGCACTATAAGTATACCGAATGTTATCACAGTGTATTTTATAGAGAAATATATTTACCTGAGCACCAGAAATCTTTGGTCTTTTAAGGATACCGGTAATCCACATGAACAAAGCAATGACAGTACCGACAGCAAACTGAACATTTGTGATGTTTATGGGGTATGGGAAAACCTTCAGAACCTGTCACACAACAATGAATGAAAGTAGTTTTATCTACAAGAAACTAAAGAGGGGTTCAAGAAATTTCAGGAAATTAACCATAAACAGAAATACAATTCCATCACTagcataatttgttttagtagACTTTGGCAACACTCACTAAAAGACATGGGCACTAGAAagatttgttcttttttctgctGTAGTCTATGCTACTACAAGATAAACTATAaacaaatatgacttttaGAAAGTTGCGCTAAAAGTTCGATAGGAAAGGTGTAGCGTGTTGAACATACACCGTAACACAAAAACCACTAGAGATagactaaggggttgtttagagcccatgtcacatcggatgtttggacactaatttgaagtattaaacatagactaattaaaaaactaatttcataaatgagagctaatccacgagacgaattttttaagcctaattaatctataattagagcatgtttactgtagcattaagcctaattaatctataattagagcatgtttactgtagcatcacataggctaatcatggattaattaggcttaatagattcgtctcacaaattagtccaagattataggtgggtttattaatagtctacatttactatatataataaatatccaaacattcgatgggacaagggcaaaagtttagccccttgtctcaaacaccccctaagccACGATCTACAGCATTATACTTTTTGACTCCGTACCAATTCAAGATCCGGATGAGTTTGAGCACCCATTCAGCAAGCGATGCTGAAACATATTTACAGAGAATGACACAAACAAGGTCTGCAACATATTATGGTGCAAGAGGGATTGCAGATTCTGTAGATTCATCAGGACAAACAAAATGACTTTCAAAATTGTTCCCTCCTTGCCCAACAATTCCAACCGAGCGAGTAGATCTTTGGGGAATCTAATAGACGAATGCCCGATCCAAGATCAggttgccaccaccactaccaaAATCACAAGCATGTAAACCCCCAAAGAGATCAATCGAATCGAATATCCTACACTCCCCTAACCTGCGCCGATTTGGATTTGGGAAGCCAATGGATCAGAGTTCAAACCGCCTCACCTGCTTGTTGTAAATGTTGAAGTAGATGTTGAAGAGGTACCACAGCCCGAAGAGCGCGCCGAGCTGCAGCGTCTTCGCgagccctcctccctcctcccctccggcCTCACCCGCCttagccgccgccgtcgccgccacggccacgTCACGGGCAccccgctgccgctgctcctcTTGCTCCGGAGAGGCCGGCACCAGCCCGATGCGCCGCGTAGCGGCAACGGAGAAGCCCGCGCGTGGGGCCACGGCGGAGTGGAGGCGGAGACCCCGCGGCTGGCCGACGCCGCAGCTCCGGGGGCTAGGGTTGCTGCCGACGTGgcgcgtggcggcgccgcATGGCCGGAGGATCccgacggccgccgcgctctgcattgccgccgccgtggacggacggacggacggaggGAGGGGGTCCTCGCCTCGAAGGTTCTAGAAGCTTCCGGAGTGGCGGATgcgtcgaggcggcggcggagtgctCGAGGAGTAAGTGGGCGGCGTGAGAGTTGGAAGAGGTTTTAAAGCAGCGACGCGGCCGTGCTGAGCTGGCACTGGGAGAGGCTACGTGCTgaatgacaggtgggtccacGGGTTACGGTGGGGCCAACATGGCAGTGAGAGGACGGGCTTGACGTGGGCTTGCCAGCTGCTGGATGGACCGGGAGCACGGTGGTCCAGCGAGGATACAGTGGTTAGCCTGGTAGGTGATGGCCGggggggcccacctgtcggcgagTGAGCGGGTGGAGCAGGTTCAGCGACGAGCACGAGGACGACTGTGATGTGGGGCCCACGGTTTGGACTTCGGCGGCGACTGCAATGGCCAGCTGGCTGCTCATCGTGGATGCAGATTCGGAGCAGAATATTCTTTGACACCGATGCTGTTAGTTTCAACTTTCAACCACAAATGTGGAGCTCGGTAGTAGTAGTAAGGTTGCTTCAAACTTTTTTGAATTTCGAATTCAATTCTCGTTGGAGACAAAACTTAATTGAGTTCAAAGTGCCACGCTCTGCTAGAGCTATAAACTATAAACTTGTAACATATTTATGTATTAACTAGAAAAAATACACGCACGTTGTACCGAGTCAAGTTAATTATGTTGcataattcaaataaattttggaaaaaaagaagacgaGTGGTATTTCGACTGCCAAGAAAGATGGAGGCACATTAACCACTATTATTCCATTTTCAATTAGTTCTCTAAGTCATGCTCtctttgatttatatttttatagaattataCATAGCTATACCCAACCCTGCGTGagttcatttaaaaaaaacatagggaCATTTTACATGATGTGACATATGACAGTTGAAAACTTG
This window harbors:
- the LOC102703331 gene encoding phosphoenolpyruvate/phosphate translocator 1, chloroplastic, translating into MQSAAAVGILRPCGAATRHVGSNPSPRSCGVGQPRGLRLHSAVAPRAGFSVAATRRIGLVPASPEQEEQRQRGARDVAVAATAAAKAGEAGGEEGGGLAKTLQLGALFGLWYLFNIYFNIYNKQVLKVFPYPINITNVQFAVGTVIALFMWITGILKRPKISGAQLAAILPLAMVHTMGNLFTNMSLGKVAVSFTHTIKAMEPFFSVLLSTLFLGEMPTPFVVLSLLPIVGGVALASLTEASFNWAGFWSAMASNVTFQSRNVLSKKLMVKKEESLDNINLFSIITVMSFFLLAPVTLLTEGVKVTPTVLQSAGLNLKQIYTRSLLAAFCFHAYQQVSYMILARVSPVTHSVGNCVKRVVVIVTSVLFFRTPVSPINSLGTGIALAGVFLYSQLKRLKPKPKAA